The following proteins come from a genomic window of Nicotiana tomentosiformis chromosome 12, ASM39032v3, whole genome shotgun sequence:
- the LOC138903381 gene encoding uncharacterized protein, translating to MEWLGLDEEVKWCFWEGLDEIVRQVPSAERLFIGGDFNGHIGSILGGYSKVHGGFGFGERNGGGTSLLDFTKAFGLVIANSSFLKREEHLVSFQNAVAKTQIDYLLLRRGDRVLCKDCKVIPGEILATQYRLLVMDVDIMLKRRKRSARGRPRIRWGALTKDKAQELEGRLSDMGVWRRSGDASIMWLTTTDYIREDARNVLGVSTGVSGGHKED from the exons ATGGAGTGG TTGGGCCTCGATGAGGAGGTTAAATGGTGCTTCTGGgaggggttagatgagattgtgcgtcAAGTTCCATCTGCTGAGAGgctattcataggaggggatttcaatggtcaTATTGGGTCAATTTTAGGTGGTTATAGCAAGGTGCATGGAGGCTttggttttggggagaggaacggaggaggtacctCACTGTTGGACTTCACTAAGGCTTTTGgtttggtgattgcgaactctagctttttgaagagggaggagcatttggttagttttcaaaatgcggtggcgaagactcaaattgactatctcctcctcaggagggGTGACAGAGTGTTGTGCAAAGACTGCAAGGTTATTCCAGGTGAGATTCTCGCGACACAgtataggctcttggtgatggatgttgatattatgttaaagaggaggaaaaggtctgcCCGAGGgagaccgagaatcaggtggggagccttgactaaggataaagcccaagagttggaggggcggttgtcggATATGGGAGTCTGGAGGAGAAGTGGTGACGCGAGCATTATGTGGTTGACGACAACAGACTATATAAGAGAGGATGCGAGAAatgtgttaggggtctcgacagGCGTCTCTGGCGGGCACAAAGAAGACTAG